A stretch of the Bradyrhizobium arachidis genome encodes the following:
- the lspA gene encoding signal peptidase II: MTPVRAGIIAAVVTVVLDQASKLWLLNVFDIARHGAVKVTPFFDLVLAWNTGISYGLLQTDSATGQIALTAVKVVAVVALAIWMARSHTLLATIALGLIIGGAIGNGIDRLAYGAVVDFALFHIDIGEKTYNWYVFNLADVAIVVGVAALLYDSFLGVPAAKAP; encoded by the coding sequence ATGACCCCTGTCCGCGCCGGCATCATCGCGGCCGTGGTCACGGTCGTGCTCGACCAGGCCTCGAAGCTCTGGCTACTGAACGTGTTCGACATCGCCCGGCATGGCGCGGTCAAGGTGACGCCGTTCTTCGACCTGGTGCTGGCCTGGAACACGGGCATCAGCTACGGCCTGCTGCAGACCGACAGCGCGACCGGACAGATTGCGCTGACGGCCGTCAAGGTCGTCGCCGTGGTGGCGCTGGCGATCTGGATGGCCCGCTCGCACACCCTCCTGGCCACGATCGCGCTGGGCCTGATCATCGGCGGTGCCATCGGGAACGGCATCGACCGGCTGGCCTATGGCGCGGTGGTCGATTTCGCCCTGTTTCACATCGATATCGGCGAAAAAACCTATAATTGGTACGTGTTTAACCTAGCGGACGTAGCGATCGTTGTCGGCGTGGCGGCCCTATTGTATGATTCCTTCCTGGGGGTACCCGCCGCAAAAGCGCCCTGA
- a CDS encoding M16 family metallopeptidase, whose amino-acid sequence MMSSNRSAACLLAALLSCVVSTSGAFAQTTVTSAPPASFTLSNGLQVVVIPDHRTPVVTEMIWYKVGSADETPGKSGLAHFLEHLMFKGTEKHPVGEFSQTVLRVGGNENAFTSVDYTGYFQRVPKEQLPTMMEFEADRMTGLVLKDENVLPERDVVLEEYNMRVANNPDARLSEQIMAALYLNHSYGRPVIGWHQEIEKLDREDALAFYRRFYAPNNAILIIAGDVELADVRPLVERNFGSIPAQPAIPARRVRPQEPEPAAPRTVTLADPRVEQPNVRRTYLVPSATTAAAGESAALDVLAQLMGSGSNSYLYRALVVDKPLAVSASASYSSTALDPTQFAISASPKQGVSFADVEQVIDGVIADIIQNPIRAEDLERVKTQLIAEAIYAQDNQAVLARWYGGALTTGLSIEDIRSWPDRIRAVTAEQVRAAAQKWLEKKRSVTGYLIKDTTSAKREEKRS is encoded by the coding sequence ATGATGTCCTCAAACCGCTCGGCCGCCTGCCTGCTTGCCGCGTTGCTTTCCTGTGTGGTTTCGACCAGCGGCGCGTTTGCCCAGACCACGGTCACATCGGCACCACCCGCCAGCTTCACCCTCAGCAACGGCCTGCAAGTGGTCGTCATCCCCGACCACCGCACGCCCGTGGTCACTGAGATGATCTGGTACAAGGTCGGCTCGGCCGACGAGACGCCCGGCAAGTCCGGGCTCGCACACTTCCTCGAGCATTTGATGTTCAAGGGTACGGAAAAGCATCCGGTCGGCGAATTCTCCCAGACCGTGCTCCGCGTCGGCGGCAATGAGAACGCCTTCACCTCGGTCGACTACACCGGCTACTTCCAGCGCGTACCGAAAGAGCAGTTGCCGACCATGATGGAGTTCGAGGCCGACCGCATGACCGGCCTCGTGCTCAAGGACGAGAACGTGCTGCCCGAGCGCGACGTCGTGCTCGAAGAATACAACATGCGGGTTGCCAACAATCCCGACGCGCGCCTCAGCGAGCAGATCATGGCGGCGCTCTATCTCAACCATTCCTATGGCCGGCCCGTGATCGGCTGGCACCAGGAGATCGAGAAGCTGGACCGCGAGGATGCGCTGGCGTTCTACCGCCGCTTCTACGCGCCGAACAACGCCATCCTGATCATCGCCGGCGACGTCGAGCTTGCCGATGTCCGACCGCTGGTCGAGCGCAATTTTGGCTCGATCCCGGCGCAGCCCGCCATCCCCGCGCGGCGCGTCCGTCCGCAGGAGCCGGAGCCGGCCGCGCCGCGCACGGTCACGCTGGCCGATCCGCGCGTCGAGCAGCCCAACGTGCGCCGCACCTATCTGGTGCCGTCGGCCACGACGGCGGCCGCAGGCGAAAGCGCAGCCCTCGACGTGCTCGCGCAATTGATGGGCAGCGGCAGCAACTCCTATCTCTACCGCGCGCTCGTCGTCGACAAGCCGCTCGCGGTCTCGGCCAGCGCCAGCTATTCCTCTACCGCGCTCGACCCGACCCAGTTCGCGATCTCGGCCTCGCCCAAGCAGGGCGTCAGCTTCGCTGATGTCGAGCAGGTGATCGACGGCGTCATCGCCGACATCATCCAGAACCCGATCCGTGCCGAGGATCTGGAGCGGGTGAAGACCCAGCTCATCGCGGAAGCGATCTACGCCCAGGACAACCAGGCGGTGCTGGCACGCTGGTATGGCGGTGCGCTGACCACCGGGCTCTCGATCGAGGACATCCGGAGCTGGCCGGATCGCATCCGCGCCGTCACGGCCGAGCAGGTGCGCGCTGCCGCGCAGAAATGGCTCGAGAAGAAGCGCTCGGTGACCGGCTATCTGATCAAGGACACCACTAGCGCCAAGCGCGAGGAGAAGCGTTCGTGA
- a CDS encoding pitrilysin family protein — protein MTYPFLRTALSLATGLALSLAAISPSQAAAKIQHLISPGGIEAWFVQDATVPLIAMEYSFGGGAAQDPKDKPGTANLVADLLDEGSGDLDSKTFHERLDRRAIELSFSAGRDTFRGSLRMLRDNKDEAFDLLRSALTSPHFETVDVERIRSQVIAGLRRDTTNPTSLASRKFLEVAFGDHPYGRPTNGTLESVPTITVPDLKEYVRRVLARDTLKIAVVGDVDPATLGKLLDQTFGSLPAKASLSAVPDVESAKPPQRAFVPLDVPQTVITFGGPGVKRSDPNFMAAYVVNHILGGGGLSSRLYREVREKRGLAYSVFESLLWMEHSALFIGNTGTRADRAGETLDAVEKEVRRIAEEGPTQKELDEAKSYLKGSQMLALDTSSKLAQALLQYQQDKLPIDYIEKRNAIVDAVTLDDAKQAAKRLWGQGLLTVVVGRTPQAAAQPAAAPAPKSN, from the coding sequence GTGACCTATCCCTTTCTTCGCACCGCGCTGTCCCTTGCCACCGGCCTGGCGCTCTCGCTCGCCGCAATCTCGCCGTCGCAGGCCGCAGCAAAAATCCAGCACCTGATCTCGCCCGGCGGCATCGAAGCCTGGTTCGTGCAGGACGCAACCGTGCCGCTGATCGCCATGGAATATTCATTCGGCGGCGGCGCGGCGCAGGATCCCAAGGACAAGCCGGGCACCGCCAATCTGGTCGCGGACCTTCTCGACGAGGGCTCCGGCGATCTCGACTCCAAGACCTTCCACGAGCGGCTCGACCGCCGCGCCATCGAACTCAGCTTCTCGGCCGGCCGCGACACTTTCCGCGGCAGCCTGCGGATGCTGCGTGACAACAAGGACGAAGCCTTCGACCTGTTGCGATCGGCGCTGACCTCGCCGCATTTCGAAACCGTCGACGTCGAGCGCATCCGCTCGCAGGTGATCGCGGGGCTTCGGCGCGACACCACCAACCCGACCTCGCTTGCGAGCCGCAAATTCCTCGAGGTCGCCTTCGGCGATCATCCCTATGGCCGTCCGACCAACGGCACGCTGGAGAGCGTGCCCACCATCACGGTGCCCGACCTGAAGGAATATGTCCGCCGCGTGCTGGCCAGGGACACGCTGAAGATCGCCGTCGTCGGCGACGTCGATCCGGCGACGCTCGGCAAGCTGCTCGACCAGACCTTTGGCAGCCTTCCCGCCAAGGCCAGCCTCAGTGCGGTGCCCGATGTCGAGTCGGCCAAACCGCCGCAGCGTGCGTTCGTGCCGCTCGACGTGCCGCAGACTGTCATCACCTTCGGCGGCCCCGGCGTGAAGCGCAGCGATCCGAATTTCATGGCGGCCTATGTCGTCAATCACATCCTGGGTGGTGGCGGTTTGTCGTCGCGGCTCTATCGCGAAGTGCGCGAGAAGCGGGGCCTGGCCTATTCGGTGTTCGAGTCGCTGCTCTGGATGGAGCATTCGGCGCTGTTCATCGGCAACACCGGCACCCGTGCCGATCGCGCCGGCGAGACGCTCGATGCGGTGGAGAAGGAAGTTCGCCGCATCGCCGAGGAAGGCCCGACGCAGAAGGAGCTCGACGAGGCCAAGTCCTACCTCAAGGGCTCGCAGATGCTGGCGCTCGACACCTCCTCCAAGCTCGCGCAGGCGCTGCTGCAATATCAGCAGGACAAGCTGCCGATCGACTATATCGAGAAGCGCAACGCCATCGTTGATGCCGTGACGCTCGACGACGCCAAGCAGGCTGCCAAGCGGCTGTGGGGCCAGGGCCTGCTCACCGTCGTGGTCGGCCGCACCCCGCAGGCCGCGGCGCAGCCGGCCGCAGCGCCGGCGCCGAAGTCGAACTGA
- the arfB gene encoding alternative ribosome rescue aminoacyl-tRNA hydrolase ArfB: protein MLRISRDLVIDEDDIEIGFVRASGPGGQNVNKVATSAQLRFDTRKLTLPEDAALRLARLAGQRMTKDSVIVIQAQRFRTQERNRQDAIDRLLEMLREAMVRPTPRRATRPTFASKQRRLDGKKRRSDVKAGRGGRGFDD, encoded by the coding sequence ATGCTGCGGATCTCCCGCGACCTCGTGATCGACGAAGACGACATCGAGATCGGCTTTGTCCGCGCCTCCGGCCCGGGCGGGCAGAACGTCAACAAGGTCGCAACCTCTGCCCAACTGCGCTTCGACACGCGCAAGCTGACCCTGCCGGAAGACGCTGCCTTGCGGCTTGCACGGCTCGCCGGCCAGCGCATGACCAAGGACAGCGTCATCGTCATCCAGGCACAGCGTTTCCGCACCCAGGAGCGCAATCGCCAGGACGCTATCGACCGTCTGCTCGAAATGCTTCGCGAAGCCATGGTGCGGCCGACGCCGCGCCGTGCGACACGGCCGACCTTCGCCTCCAAGCAGCGCCGGCTCGACGGCAAGAAGCGCCGAAGCGACGTCAAGGCCGGGCGTGGCGGCCGCGGCTTCGACGACTGA